The Lineus longissimus chromosome 2, tnLinLong1.2, whole genome shotgun sequence genome window below encodes:
- the LOC135482742 gene encoding microtubule-associated protein futsch-like has product MADMSATEINAAPNGVENAEMQGSGCGLLVVVGEPFTEPHKELILEEITKGFKSWDDAAHGCDINAELAAVAAAAASGEESPNGERIITHSADNLQTEVLIYPTAQTLTGRIRSLLSASLRHKHIIYAGHAIHGTGAWILQDDIFNFSNLVQACRSPDVEPGLTQNDCTLSIHCPGEGDWSTTALTKECKNIKAAINPDDHLPELAGVIQFTAYLSSFIKCHDVGDLLQSSDVVGNIRFSKPTLYIFPGGEGDSSLFGISGFNLLINGGYSRKACFWDFTRHLDRIDAVLLTHLSSDNIFGISSVLQRKSSENVHPEVGYVYYNAVENGKTNGDDKGLLVNVLNEANKIVDNMKNIGHSPTPCTRTNSPAIAPINLYHKVGHGSLDMYILNPVQDTKELKDFLTQWSKNVRSFSTVKMPQQLPLPEVLSVCALLVWKPAAADENITRIFFPGNAPQQKIFEGLDRLKTLDFLKHPSCCDNDLHAKVRKSSSASKSASKAAVAKVKPAAAPAAEKKAPSKSPSPPKAATPVKETAKKPAPPKSTATGEKKKPKGSISSASSEPKSSPSITPSDTPASSIPETKDPAKEPPAPEPLIPDVVAAEPKKEEPAPPAEPIVPPQNLMDISPQGEPAPITPKEESQPLLPDLAPVAPEPVKAEPAPLSPEPVKAAPLSPEPVQAAPLSPEPVQAAPLSPEPVQAAPLSPEPVEAAPLSPEPAQEPELISMVPETAPESPKDVPQPEAAWEEPPKPAPVEEAKPVDLIEAEVAQSDESAPAVSDEPAKESVPEPAVEPVIPEALPDPARIDFGSFEPEPVEILHGAPKQEQELEKHEFEASEVTKEKASLEEMGIYDGMDGHDPQENIEDVDIDDNQAAPESPEYPFMTPQQSVAKDSFDVPEPMPSHEHLTEVPESAPVEPQRPEELPMRQEESMPAADAIADLSPEQHQDVQNANFSPEELVAADKNAMEEMGIYDDDDEANGNTDQVDAKPDLLQAAEGEEDEGARSRESSVPSSVPSDSLSRETPDTEIEMTGESEEREGSPERREPFVEDEPTVVGPTPTEPEAASAPDLIQGESGNAAFEGEDDLLGDVSATPQQPNLLDDPQENLMEQPAIDSDPTCNTTQPSSQPLYDNYGAPSDPFTDNSPENDQHTPESDLMTPHSDVPSPSSNPFNDNAQSDSTSPDASNPFFGIESSEPFQHPVEPLPCNPFEGMPEAPADGTADGQQGMAPFDPLQGWGEPMGLPSPPPPEEGGATNAVNSVPNDKAADPKTATKKPAAKKPDAAKSRAADAKKTGDKKSPVSPTKPLKRGSPAPAAAKPTANGKATRDAKETKEVTKRPASASATATKKTRPVSAPAPKAEAPAKKAPASKPASAKSRASSASAPAAKAKPLTPVVPVYVDLTYVPHHGNGAYCDMDFFRRVRARYYVISSINPPASVFTALLDAKQTWEDGSLEVTIIPTYDNDTLRHWMGLHRDQLMDLKIDVAPSASRCTIQLQDHETSCAAYRLEF; this is encoded by the exons GTTTCAAGTCATGGGATGACGCAGCGCATGGCTGTGATATCAACGCGGAGCTTGCTGCTGTGGCTGCAGCTGCAGCATCTGGAGAAGAAAGCCCAAATG GGGAGCGTATCATCACCCACTCTGCCGACAACCTACAGACTGAGGTCCtgatctatcccactgcccaGACGCTGACAGGCCGTATCCGGTCCCTGCTCTCGGCGTCACTGAGACACAAGCACATCATCTACGCCGGCCATGCCATTCACGGCACCGGAGCATGGATACTGCAAGATGACATCTTCAACTTCAGCAACCTGGTCCAGGCCTGTCGCTCACCAGACGTCGAGCCCGGACTAACACAGAATGATTGCACCCTGTCGATTCATTGCCCTGGCGAGGGTGACTGGAGCACCACAGCCCTTACTAAAGAGTGCAAGAACATCAAGGCCGCAATAAACCCAGATGATCATCTCCCGGAACTAGCCGGAGTTATCCAGTTTACCGCCTATTTGTcaagtttcatcaaatgtcATGATGTCGGAGACTTACTACAGTCATCCGATGTGGTCGGGAATATCCGATTCAGCAAACCTACCCTCTACATATTCCCTGGTGGTGAGGGTGATTCATCTTTGTTTGGAATCAGCGGTTTCAATCTGCTGATTAATGGAGGCTACAGTAGGAAAGCTTGCTTCTGGGATTTTACTAGACATTTAGATAGGATTGATGCTGTCCTTCTAACGCATTTGAGTTCTGATAATATTTTCGGCATCAGCAGTGTTCTACAGAGAAAATCCTCTGAAAATGTCCACCCTGAAGTGGGATATGTGTATTATAATGCTGTTGAAAATGGCAAAACAAATGGTGACGATAAAGGTTTATTGGTCAATGTTTTGAATGAAGCTAACAAGATTGTTGATAACATGAAAAACATCGGTCACTCTCCTACCCCCTGTACTAGAACAAATTCTCCCGCCATCGCGCCTATTAATCTGTATCATAAGGTTGGCCATGGAAGTCTTGACATGTATATTCTGAATCCTGTACAAGATACCAAAGAGCTGAAGGATTTCCTCACCCAGTGGAGCAAAAATGTACGCAGCTTCTCGACTGTGAAGATGCCTCAACAGCTTCCTCTACCAGAGGTACTGTCCGTCTGCGCACTGCTGGTCTGGAAACCAGCCGCAGCCGACGAAAACATAACTAGAATCTTCTTCCCTGGTAATGCACCCCAACAGAAAATATTCGAAGGTCTTGACCGATTAAAAACGCTGGACTTTCTGAAGCATCCCAGTTGCTGTGATAATGATTTGCATGCCAAGGTAAGGAAGTCGAGCAGTGCTAGTAAGTCGGCCTCCAAGGCTGCAGTCGCTAAGGTTAAACCAGCTGCTGCCCCTGCCGCTGAGAAGAAAGCACCAAGCAAGTCTCCATCCCCTCCTAAGGCGGCCACTCCAGTGAAGGAAACTGCCAAGAAACCAGCCCCTCCCAAGAGTACTGCGACCGGGGAGAAGAAGAAGCCGAAGGGTTCAATCTCCTCTGCTTCCTCGGAACCCAAGAGTTCTCCCAGCATTACTCCTTCAGACACACCAGCTAGTTCAATACCCGAGACCAAAGATCCAGCTAAAGAGCCTCCAGCACCAGAACCTCTTATTCCTGACGTAGTTGCTGCTGAACCTAAGAAGGAAGAACCAGCTCCACCAGCTGAGCCAATAGTGCCACCACAAAACCTTATGGACATCTCCCCACAAGGCGAGCCAGCTCCCATCACTCCAAAGGAAGAGAGTCAACCTCTTCTGCCAGACTTGGCCCCCGTTGCTCCTGAACCAGTGAAGGCGGAGCCAGCTCCACTTAGTCCAGAACCAGTCAAGGCTGCTCCATTGAGCCCCGAACCAGTACAAGCTGCCCCATTAAGCCCAGAACCAGTACAAGCTGCTCCATTGAGCCCAGAACCTGTACAAGCTGCCCCATTGAGCCCAGAACCGGTAGAGGCAGCCCCACTGAGCCCTGAACCGGCCCAGGAGCCAGAGTTGATTTCAATGGTTCCAGAAACGGCACCAGAGTCTCCAAAAGATGTTCCACAGCCAGAAGCTGCCTGGGAGGAGCCACCCAAGCCAGCTCCAGTTGAAGAAGCTAAGCCTGTCGATTTGATCGAAGCTGAGGTAGCACAATCAGATGAATCTGCTCCTGCAGTATCAGATGAACCAGCAAAAGAGTCTGTTCCTGAGCCAGCAGTTGAACCTGTTATTCCGGAGGCATTGCCTGACCCTGCAAGAATAGATTTTGGCAGTTTCGAACCTGAGCCTGTAGAGATATTGCATGGAGCACCCAAACAAGAGCAGGAATTGGAGAAACATGAGTTTGAAGCAAGTGAAGTTACAAAGGAGAAAGCATCACTGGAAGAAATGGGTATTTATGATGGCATGGATGGACATGACCCACAGGAAAACATTGAAGATGTGGATATCGATGATAATCAGGCCGCACCTGAATCTCCAGAGTACCCTTTCATGACTCCTCAACAGTCGGTCGCTAAGGATAGCTTTGATGTTCCAGAGCCTATGCCAAGTCATGAACATCTTACAGAGGTACCCGAATCTGCACCGGTTGAGCCACAGCGCCCAGAGGAACTACCCATGCGACAGGAAGAGTCAATGCCCGCTGCAGATGCCATTGCTGATTTGTCACCAGAGCAGCACCAAGATGTTCAGAATGCCAATTTCTCACCAGAGGAGCTGGTTGCAGCTGATAAAAATGCTATGGAGGAGATGGGTatctatgatgatgatgacgaagcaAATGGCAATACCGATCAGGTGGATGCGAAACCAGACCTTCTGCAAGCTGCTGAAGGTGAGGAAGATGAAGGAGCACGAAGCAGAGAGTCCAGTGTCCCCTCCTCAGTGCCGTCAGATTCTCTGTCACGTGAAACGCCAGACACAGAGATCGAAATGACAGGCGAGAGCGAAGAGAGAGAAGGAAGTCCTGAGAGAAGGGAACCTTTTGTGGAGGATGAGCCAACTGTTGTTGGACCAACACCAACAGAACCAGAGGCCGCGTCTGCTCCAGACCTGATCCAAGGCGAATCTGGCAATGCTGCATTTGAGGGTGAAGATGATCTTCTTGGCGATGTCAGCGCTACTCCCCAACAACCAAATCTTCTAGATGACCCACAGGAAAACCTAATGGAACAACCTGCCATAGATAGTGATCCAACCTGTAATACTACTCAACCATCTAGTCAGCCATTATACGACAATTACGGTGCTCCCTCCGACCCTTTCACAGATAATTCTCCAGAAAATGACCAGCATACTCCAGAAAGTGATTTGATGACGCCACACAGCGACGTACCTTCCCCTAGTTCTAATCCTTTCAATGATAATGCACAAAGTGATTCCACATCACCCGATGCATCGAATCCATTCTTTGGTATTGAATCAAGTGAACCATTCCAACATCCAGTGGAGCCACTGCCATGCAATCCATTTGAAGGAATGCCAGAGGCACCAGCTGACGGAACAGCCGATGGTCAGCAAGGCATGGCCCCCTTTGACCCTCTCCAAGGATGGGGAGAACCTATGGGTCTACCTTCACCTCCACCTCCAGAGGAAGGAGGTGCAACTAACGCAGTGAACAGTGTGCCCAATGATAAGGCTGCTGACCCTAAAACTGCAACCAAGAAACCGGCGGCGAAGAAGCCGGATGCCGCCAAGAGTCGAGCAGCTGATGCAAAGAAAACTGGCGATAAGAAGAGTCCAGTCTCACCAACTAAGCCTTTGAAGAGAGGATCCCCTGCTCCAGCAGCTGCCAAACCTACGGCTAACGGCAAAGCAACGCGTGATGCTAAGGAAACAAAGGAAGTAACCAAGAGACCAGCCAGTGCAAGCGCGACTGCCACAAAGAAGACTCGCCCAGTCTCCGCCCCAGCACCCAAGGCTGAGGCCCCAGCCAAGAAGGCTCCTGCTAGTAAACCAGCATCTGCAAAGTCGCGTGCATCCTCGGCCTCTGCCCCTGCGGCCAAAGCTAAGCCGCTGACACCAGTAGTGCCGGTCTATGTTGACTTGACCTATGTTCCACATCATGGAAATGGTGCCTACTGCGACATGGATTTCTTCCGACGTGTGCGCGCAAGGTATTATGTAATCAGTAGTATAAATCCCCCAGCGAGCGTTTTCACGGCTTTGCTAGATGCCAAACAGACGTGGGAAGACGGCAGTCTAGAAGTCACAATCATACCAACATACGACAATGACACGTTGCGTCATTGGATGGGACTTCACCGAGATCAGCTTATGGATTTGAAAATAGACGTAGCGCCATCTGCCAGCAGGTGTACAATACAACTACAGGATCATGAGACGAGCTGCGCTGCATATAGGCTAGAATTTTGA
- the LOC135483732 gene encoding uncharacterized protein LOC135483732, which translates to MSIKKGYCLDDDYDFILKLVLTGDSGVGKSNILLRYTDNRFVAGSKPTIGVEFANKSVKIEDKTIKASVWDTAGQEVFKAVTAVYYRGAQGALLVYDISRHKTFENCETWLREIRNFAADDIPCVLVGNKCDLRHLRDVTVEEGKELAEKNGLYFMETSAKDAENIEAAFEVLFKSILERKYNVRSKSDLSVPSTDQPDADAPLSGRDTRIIKLSEEDRVDENGTKQTTHGNNSTNLKERLRPKQCSGCKT; encoded by the exons ATGTCAATCAAGAAGGGATACTGCCTTGACGATGATTACGACTTCATATTGAAAT TGGTCCTCACAGGTGATTCCGGTGTGGGCAAAAGCAACATCCTCCTCAGATACACCGATAACCGGTTCGTGGCGGGAAGTAAACCAACCATAGGAGTGGAGTTCGCCAATAA GAGTGTGAAAATCGAAGACAAGACGATCAAAGCGTCGGTGTGGGACACAGCTGGGCAAGAGGTGTTCAAGGCTGTTACAGCAGT CTACTACCGCGGTGCCCAGGGAGCATTACTTGTCTACGACATCAGCAGACACAAGACATTCGAGAACTGCGAAACGTGGCTGCGGGAAATCAGGAACTTTGCAGCAGACGACATTCCCTGCGTACTCGTTGGCAATAAATGTGATCTACGTCATCTGCGTGACGTCACGGTGGAAGAAGGGAAGGAATTGGCGGAGAAAAATGGACTTTATTTTATGGAAACATCGGCCAAAGATGCTGAGAATATAGAAGCCGCATTTGAGGTGCTTTTTAAAA GCATTCTCGAGAGAAAATACAACGTTCGATCAAAGTCCGACCTCTCCGTACCAAGCACGGACCAACCTGATGCAGATGCGCCGCTGAGCGGACGCGACACCCGCATCATCAAGCTATCAGAGGAGGACAGAGTAGACGAGAACGGAACAAAGCAGACGACACATGGAAACAACAGCACAAACTTGAAAGAGAGACTCCGTCCAAAACAATGCTCTGGCTGCAAGACGTAA